The Pricia mediterranea genome includes a window with the following:
- a CDS encoding type VI secretion system Vgr family protein — MPKLVFPQLNLNGDDFLSKHGYSARVEMSAGGHSAFSISFSASATETYAGALMENAIEFIGKRMSIRLDADAMEYTGLVTSIDLQKGTGAAGTLIISGHGPSVLLANSVQCLSYGEGTPLSYVAKSILEGHSSEILKPLMGAGNDIVLPYTVQYNESDLNFLQRLCRRYGLWLYHNGREFCIGRKGNKKIPAIYGTDVTAFNLSTNLRSKGPHVSGRDWVLDDLFETPSSSFRPKSYHPYFNQVKRESDFVFTKNGIYDYSTGQDGYSHQRDMDTANEVTVLGGSTGMVAATGVSEISNLRVADILSLEGLDFTDPTKKHSFGNYDIVKIIHSFDHSGQYQNHFEAIPADSPHPPYSNGFESSFCPDQRGRVLDNTDPEGLGRVKVQFEWQRGISTSTPWIKTSIPYAGNGRGFYFVPEKGEEVLVGFEGGNPEKPYVIGSGFNAKAKSGFADDRNNIKAIRTRSGNTIELNDTDGGEMITINDKAGNSIHINSAEGKMVFTSQGDMEFNAKNLRFNVQENMEVEVGNDMREAIKGKSETTAKITEENISESKKISVGQTLEQVSGDLVMQTSKGKMLLEGQGKVSLQSATKVSYGK, encoded by the coding sequence ATGCCAAAACTAGTGTTCCCACAGCTCAATTTGAACGGCGACGACTTTCTATCGAAGCACGGCTATAGCGCTAGGGTCGAGATGTCCGCAGGCGGACACAGCGCATTCAGCATCTCCTTTTCGGCCAGTGCCACCGAGACCTATGCCGGCGCGCTGATGGAGAACGCGATCGAATTCATTGGCAAGCGCATGTCAATCCGTCTTGATGCCGACGCCATGGAGTACACCGGGCTTGTCACCTCGATCGATCTGCAGAAGGGGACCGGTGCGGCGGGTACCTTGATCATATCCGGCCACGGGCCCTCCGTGCTTTTGGCCAATTCGGTGCAATGCCTTAGTTACGGAGAGGGCACGCCACTCTCGTATGTGGCGAAATCTATCCTTGAAGGTCATTCCTCCGAGATTCTAAAGCCACTCATGGGCGCGGGTAACGACATCGTACTGCCCTATACCGTACAATATAACGAGAGCGACCTTAATTTCTTACAACGGCTCTGCCGGCGTTACGGCCTGTGGCTCTATCACAACGGGAGGGAATTCTGTATAGGCCGCAAAGGCAATAAGAAGATACCGGCTATCTATGGAACCGATGTAACCGCCTTTAATCTCTCCACGAACCTTCGCTCGAAGGGGCCGCATGTAAGCGGTCGTGACTGGGTGCTTGACGACCTTTTCGAGACCCCCTCGTCTTCGTTCCGACCGAAATCCTATCACCCCTATTTCAATCAGGTAAAAAGGGAATCCGATTTCGTCTTCACTAAAAACGGGATTTACGACTACAGCACCGGCCAGGATGGATACAGCCATCAGAGGGACATGGATACTGCCAACGAGGTGACAGTACTGGGCGGAAGCACCGGGATGGTTGCCGCCACGGGTGTTTCCGAAATCTCGAACCTCAGGGTTGCCGATATCCTAAGCCTTGAGGGCCTCGATTTTACGGATCCCACGAAAAAGCACAGCTTTGGCAACTACGATATTGTAAAAATCATACACAGCTTCGACCATAGCGGTCAATATCAAAACCACTTCGAGGCCATCCCCGCGGACAGCCCCCACCCCCCGTATTCCAACGGTTTTGAGTCCTCTTTCTGCCCCGACCAGCGTGGCCGGGTACTCGACAATACCGACCCCGAGGGCCTTGGTCGGGTCAAGGTACAGTTCGAATGGCAACGGGGGATATCGACCTCCACGCCATGGATCAAGACCTCGATCCCCTACGCCGGTAATGGCCGCGGTTTCTACTTCGTTCCTGAAAAAGGCGAAGAGGTGCTGGTAGGCTTCGAGGGCGGCAACCCCGAAAAGCCCTACGTCATCGGAAGCGGATTTAACGCCAAGGCCAAGAGCGGTTTCGCGGACGACCGTAACAATATCAAGGCCATCCGCACCCGCAGCGGCAATACCATCGAACTCAACGATACCGACGGTGGGGAAATGATTACCATAAACGACAAAGCTGGCAACAGCATCCATATCAACTCCGCGGAAGGCAAAATGGTCTTTACCTCACAGGGCGATATGGAGTTCAACGCGAAGAACCTGCGCTTTAATGTTCAGGAGAATATGGAGGTCGAGGTCGGCAATGACATGCGGGAAGCGATAAAGGGCAAATCCGAAACCACCGCCAAAATAACTGAGGAAAATATATCGGAGTCAAAAAAAATTAGTGTCGGGCAGACCCTGGAACAGGTCTCGGGAGATTTGGTCATGCAAACCAGTAAAGGTAAAATGTTGTTGGAAGGACAAGGAAAGGTATCCTTACAGAGTGCCACCAAAGTTTCATACGGAAAATAA
- a CDS encoding M28 family peptidase, producing the protein MKNIAFLVLGLAMACNSTQTASESTGTTSLDQTPDPTPYAETITESELKDHLYIYASDEFEGRETGEPGQKKAVEYLKAEYEQMDIPAAKGNGNYFQKVPLELAQLPTGSVTVNGEEFYLGAHLLTFAKAQGTYNNVVYAGYGIEEDDYSDYKGLDVKGKAILIKGGEPKNEDGSYIISGSDEKSIWSNMSESIAKRMELASDKGASAVFYYDEQNFGRFKNRFDYMKNNGSGRMQLADDNDTEFANFFVDATLAKAMLPEIEANDTPETLPVKLSLDIQSENEEVDSENVVAIIKGTEKPDEYLVISSHLDHIGITADGQINNGADDDGSGTVAMLEIAEAFKKAADAGQGPNRAIVFLHVTGEEKGLLGSRYYTDIDPIFPLENTVANLNIDMIGRIDPKYEGDRNYLYLIGSDKLSTDLHDLSEAVNDKYTHIELDYTYNDENDPNRFYYRSDHYNFAKNDIPIIFYFNGTHADYHKPSDTVEKINYDLLENRTRLIFYTAWEIANRTQTLVVDKAF; encoded by the coding sequence ATGAAAAACATCGCATTCTTGGTGCTGGGACTGGCCATGGCCTGCAATTCTACACAAACGGCTTCGGAGTCCACTGGAACCACCAGCTTGGATCAGACGCCCGATCCTACACCCTATGCCGAAACGATAACCGAATCGGAACTAAAGGATCATCTATACATCTACGCCTCCGATGAATTCGAGGGTAGGGAAACCGGGGAACCAGGCCAAAAAAAGGCGGTGGAGTACCTCAAGGCCGAATACGAGCAAATGGACATCCCCGCAGCAAAGGGAAACGGAAACTACTTTCAGAAGGTACCTTTAGAACTCGCGCAATTGCCCACTGGTTCTGTGACCGTCAATGGAGAGGAGTTTTACCTGGGTGCCCACTTGCTTACTTTTGCGAAGGCCCAAGGCACCTATAACAATGTCGTATATGCAGGCTATGGAATTGAAGAGGACGATTATTCGGATTACAAGGGACTGGATGTCAAGGGGAAAGCCATCTTGATCAAAGGGGGTGAGCCTAAAAACGAGGATGGATCATACATCATATCCGGCTCCGATGAAAAATCGATTTGGAGCAATATGTCAGAATCCATCGCAAAACGTATGGAACTGGCATCCGATAAGGGCGCATCGGCAGTTTTTTACTACGATGAGCAGAACTTTGGCCGCTTTAAAAATCGTTTCGATTATATGAAGAACAATGGAAGCGGTAGAATGCAATTGGCGGACGACAACGATACAGAATTTGCCAATTTCTTTGTCGATGCCACCCTGGCCAAGGCCATGCTGCCCGAAATTGAGGCAAACGATACCCCCGAAACGCTACCGGTAAAGCTAAGTCTCGACATTCAAAGCGAAAATGAAGAAGTGGATTCTGAAAACGTCGTTGCCATTATCAAAGGCACGGAAAAACCGGATGAATATCTGGTGATTTCCTCCCATCTAGATCATATCGGCATCACTGCCGACGGGCAGATCAATAACGGGGCAGACGACGACGGTTCGGGCACGGTCGCCATGTTGGAAATCGCTGAAGCCTTTAAAAAAGCCGCCGATGCCGGGCAGGGGCCCAATAGGGCCATTGTCTTTCTTCATGTAACCGGGGAAGAAAAAGGGCTTTTGGGTTCGCGCTACTATACGGATATCGATCCGATATTTCCGTTGGAAAATACGGTCGCAAACCTCAACATAGATATGATCGGTCGCATCGACCCTAAATACGAAGGCGACCGCAATTACCTTTATTTGATAGGATCGGACAAATTGAGCACCGACCTGCACGATCTATCCGAAGCGGTGAACGACAAGTATACCCATATCGAATTGGATTATACGTACAACGACGAAAACGATCCGAACCGATTTTACTACCGGAGCGATCACTATAATTTCGCCAAGAACGACATCCCCATCATATTTTATTTTAACGGAACGCACGCCGATTACCATAAACCCAGTGATACGGTCGAAAAAATTAATTACGACCTGCTGGAAAATCGGACCAGGCTTATTTTTTACACCGCTTGGGAAATAGCCAACCGTACCCAAACGTTGGTTGTCGATAAAGCATTTTAA
- a CDS encoding DUF4280 domain-containing protein has product MERFYLVEGAKLQCTLGTSPGKLTVISQQKLEVQGKLQATAKDKLLKPPFFGSCTCKSPNPPCSPALQDWQMPGKKTGMDADDLITDDSRIQCAQGGTITVLDPNQNLVSTGEEEIEIEGALPKLEGEVIFVNGFHSDVPENTEQTLQNSILDIDPDNADHEHYKQGESVNERNRADENDIFTNKQLENELPDNERTEEDIEKALNRKKLSTPFSFNNGVEKFWGY; this is encoded by the coding sequence ATGGAAAGATTCTATCTGGTGGAGGGCGCCAAGCTTCAATGCACCTTGGGTACATCCCCCGGAAAGCTTACGGTAATTTCCCAGCAAAAATTAGAGGTACAGGGCAAACTACAGGCCACTGCAAAAGATAAGCTTCTAAAACCACCGTTTTTCGGGAGCTGTACCTGCAAATCGCCCAACCCGCCCTGTTCTCCCGCCTTGCAGGATTGGCAAATGCCTGGCAAGAAAACCGGTATGGACGCTGACGATCTTATCACGGACGATTCCCGGATCCAATGTGCCCAAGGCGGAACGATTACGGTGCTGGACCCCAACCAAAATTTGGTCTCGACAGGCGAGGAAGAAATCGAAATCGAGGGCGCACTGCCAAAACTGGAAGGCGAGGTTATCTTCGTCAACGGTTTTCACAGCGACGTTCCCGAAAACACGGAACAGACCTTGCAAAATTCAATACTCGATATCGATCCCGATAACGCCGATCATGAACACTACAAGCAAGGTGAGAGCGTGAACGAAAGAAATCGGGCGGACGAAAATGATATTTTTACCAATAAGCAACTTGAAAACGAACTTCCTGACAATGAAAGAACGGAAGAGGATATTGAAAAAGCACTCAACCGGAAAAAATTGTCAACACCGTTCAGTTTCAACAATGGCGTCGAAAAATTTTGGGGTTACTGA
- a CDS encoding dihydrodipicolinate synthase family protein, whose product MKFEWKGVMPAITTKFTDDDTLDMKMFAKNINAQLDAGVHGIVLGGSLGEASTLTSDEKVELIKETARLVDKKIPVIMTVAEQATTVAVSEAQKAQESGADGLMVLPPMRYRSTDHETVEFFKEIAKSVDLPVMIYNNPVDYKIEVTGDMFEELLKLDNVQAVKESTRDVINIGRLQNRFGHRLKVLTGVDPLALESLLLGADGWVAGLVCAFPAETVAIYELAKAGYVKEATAIYRWFLPLLELDIVPQLVQNIKLAEVATGIGTENVRKPRMDLQGDERERVLKVIDDSLKTRPTLPDYKNLDPIRGTASA is encoded by the coding sequence ATGAAATTCGAATGGAAAGGGGTAATGCCCGCTATTACCACAAAATTTACGGATGACGATACGTTAGATATGAAGATGTTCGCGAAGAATATCAACGCGCAGCTCGATGCGGGGGTGCACGGAATCGTTTTAGGGGGATCTCTTGGGGAGGCCAGCACCTTGACCTCGGACGAAAAAGTCGAACTCATAAAGGAGACGGCTCGGCTTGTCGATAAAAAAATTCCCGTAATCATGACGGTCGCCGAACAGGCCACCACCGTTGCTGTCTCTGAGGCGCAAAAAGCCCAGGAAAGCGGGGCGGACGGCTTGATGGTCTTGCCCCCGATGCGGTACCGGTCCACCGACCATGAAACCGTAGAATTTTTTAAGGAAATTGCGAAGAGTGTTGATTTGCCCGTCATGATCTACAATAATCCGGTGGACTATAAGATCGAGGTGACCGGGGATATGTTCGAAGAGCTTTTGAAATTGGACAATGTTCAGGCGGTTAAGGAATCGACACGGGACGTGATTAACATCGGAAGGTTGCAAAATCGTTTCGGTCACCGGCTCAAGGTGCTGACCGGGGTAGATCCCCTCGCGCTCGAAAGCCTGCTATTGGGAGCCGACGGATGGGTAGCGGGACTGGTCTGCGCTTTTCCCGCAGAAACCGTGGCAATCTATGAACTGGCCAAGGCCGGATACGTGAAGGAGGCCACGGCCATCTACCGCTGGTTTCTGCCCTTGTTGGAGCTGGATATCGTTCCGCAATTGGTACAGAATATCAAACTGGCGGAAGTGGCTACTGGAATCGGTACGGAAAATGTTAGAAAACCTCGGATGGATTTACAGGGGGATGAGCGGGAAAGGGTGTTAAAGGTAATCGATGATTCCCTCAAGACCCGTCCCACATTACCGGATTACAAGAATTTGGACCCGATTAGAGGCACGGCCTCTGCTTAG
- a CDS encoding tetratricopeptide repeat-containing sensor histidine kinase, giving the protein MFFVLKKCFFLFGMVVLFVNQIQAQVSIKDSLTERLQAFDQPSAIQMKDTVYIDLINALGRKLRFYQSDSLLQLSQQALQLSKKANYAVGEGRALLGLGDYHSDRGHHTEGVFYYEKALQLSRKIEHQKLILDAQNSLAGEFAYEGDYAKALIGYLEGIDLAKAYGDCLMLSIMNENIANLYVSQKDYNQALEFYNQVKKINEDIGNEIYSAETMSNMASLYADIGQLDYAMFNANSSITIFEKHKIMDWLAFAYEVKGKTYLKKKKFKWAIHWYKKCEELHLNLDDERGRIDMLNGMAEAYFGLKQDDNSERYALEAFEISNKIQFMEGKQKCAKTLYKIQKNKRNYATSLKYLELYQKLSDTLSRNENKKSLTLLKTKVQHEKQKERLIAQNNKQLAEQRNYVYASLAILIIFAMGTFLLRRSERIQRRLFAKLKDKTVTLEKTQDELREMNRTKDKLFSIIGHDLRGPIGAFQGLLKLFKDGDIGQDEFMEFMPKLRNDIDHISFTLNNLLTWGHTQMNGATTNPSVVGLGSMVKDNINLLSEIAENKSIKLVSQIPSNTMVWSDSDQIEIVIRNLISNALKFTPENGLVTISAQENKEYWQVSIRDTGIGMDEQTIAKIFAMNANHTTYGTNNEKGTGLGLSLCKEMVENNRGKIWVESLLRKGSTFHFTVPKAKKLYRKTG; this is encoded by the coding sequence ATGTTTTTCGTTCTAAAGAAGTGCTTCTTTCTTTTTGGAATGGTCGTTCTGTTCGTAAATCAAATCCAGGCACAGGTTAGTATTAAGGACAGTTTGACGGAGCGGCTTCAAGCCTTTGATCAGCCATCGGCAATCCAAATGAAGGATACGGTGTATATCGATCTCATCAACGCACTGGGACGGAAATTGCGATTTTACCAAAGCGACAGTCTATTACAGCTATCACAACAGGCACTACAGCTCAGTAAAAAAGCAAATTACGCAGTTGGGGAAGGTCGTGCGCTGCTAGGCCTCGGTGACTATCACTCCGATAGGGGCCATCATACCGAAGGCGTATTCTATTATGAAAAGGCCCTACAACTAAGTCGAAAAATCGAACACCAAAAGTTGATTTTAGATGCACAGAACAGTCTCGCAGGGGAATTTGCCTATGAGGGCGACTATGCCAAGGCCCTAATAGGTTACCTAGAGGGCATCGACCTGGCCAAAGCTTACGGCGATTGTCTGATGCTATCGATCATGAACGAAAATATCGCCAATCTATATGTCTCCCAAAAAGATTACAATCAGGCCTTAGAATTCTACAACCAGGTAAAAAAGATAAACGAAGACATCGGCAACGAAATATACTCCGCCGAGACAATGAGCAATATGGCTTCGCTATATGCCGATATCGGTCAGCTAGACTATGCCATGTTCAACGCCAACAGCAGTATTACGATATTCGAAAAACATAAAATAATGGACTGGCTTGCCTTTGCCTATGAGGTCAAAGGCAAGACCTACCTCAAGAAGAAAAAGTTCAAATGGGCCATCCACTGGTATAAGAAATGCGAGGAGCTACACCTGAATCTTGACGATGAAAGAGGGCGAATCGATATGCTCAACGGTATGGCCGAGGCCTATTTCGGCCTAAAGCAGGATGACAACTCGGAGCGGTATGCGCTAGAAGCTTTCGAAATCTCGAACAAGATTCAATTTATGGAAGGCAAACAGAAATGTGCCAAAACCTTATACAAGATTCAAAAAAATAAAAGAAACTACGCCACCTCGCTAAAGTATCTTGAGCTATATCAAAAATTGTCTGATACCCTGTCCCGCAACGAAAATAAAAAAAGCCTTACCCTGCTTAAGACCAAGGTTCAGCACGAAAAACAAAAAGAAAGACTTATAGCCCAGAATAATAAGCAGTTGGCAGAACAGAGAAACTATGTGTACGCTTCCCTCGCCATTCTCATCATATTCGCAATGGGTACATTTTTGCTGCGCCGAAGCGAACGCATTCAGAGGCGTCTTTTTGCTAAGCTTAAAGATAAAACCGTGACCTTGGAAAAAACACAGGACGAGCTGCGCGAGATGAACAGAACAAAAGATAAACTCTTCTCTATCATAGGCCACGACCTTAGGGGGCCGATCGGAGCCTTTCAAGGTCTTCTAAAACTTTTCAAGGATGGAGATATCGGGCAAGACGAATTTATGGAATTCATGCCCAAGCTGCGGAACGATATCGACCATATCTCTTTTACCTTAAACAATCTGCTCACTTGGGGCCATACCCAAATGAACGGGGCGACGACCAATCCCTCGGTCGTCGGCTTGGGCTCCATGGTCAAGGATAATATAAACTTGTTGTCGGAAATCGCCGAAAATAAATCCATCAAACTGGTAAGCCAAATACCTTCCAATACAATGGTCTGGTCCGACAGCGATCAAATTGAAATTGTCATCAGAAACCTTATCAGCAACGCCTTGAAATTTACCCCGGAAAACGGACTGGTGACTATCTCAGCTCAGGAGAACAAGGAATACTGGCAAGTATCCATACGCGATACCGGGATAGGCATGGACGAACAGACCATTGCAAAAATCTTCGCCATGAACGCGAACCATACTACCTATGGTACAAACAATGAAAAAGGGACCGGACTCGGACTTTCATTGTGCAAGGAGATGGTCGAAAACAACAGGGGAAAAATTTGGGTAGAGAGCCTGCTGCGCAAGGGAAGTACCTTTCATTTTACGGTTCCGAAGGCAAAGAAGCTGTATCGGAAAACAGGTTGA
- a CDS encoding helix-turn-helix domain-containing protein, with the protein MKVLPFKIPKSPRETLIVQEDRVPQFYDQLHQHEEVQLSLIVRGKGKLIVGDSIHPFVPGDFFAIAPNCPHFFNHEPAPGGVHMISLFFTERTFGKGFFELKDLEEVLPFFNMVKEGFRPTENEEVEKLMLRILESDRLERLTHFLLLLKKLCTCEKKALTQFSYPKEIGIREGERMKLILEYTINNFQKDISLKETAGLVHMTPNAFCRFFKQRTNKTYFQFLIELRIEHACQLLLKNGNRSVLEISEQSGFSSISNFNRQFKKLKGSTPSKFNG; encoded by the coding sequence ATGAAAGTTCTTCCTTTTAAGATTCCCAAGTCCCCGCGGGAGACCCTGATCGTACAGGAAGACCGGGTGCCCCAATTCTACGACCAACTGCACCAACATGAAGAAGTGCAATTGAGCCTGATCGTTCGGGGTAAGGGCAAATTGATTGTCGGCGATAGCATACACCCGTTTGTACCCGGGGATTTTTTTGCCATCGCCCCTAACTGTCCACATTTTTTTAACCACGAGCCGGCGCCCGGCGGGGTGCATATGATTTCATTGTTCTTTACGGAAAGAACTTTTGGGAAAGGTTTTTTTGAACTTAAGGATCTCGAAGAGGTACTGCCCTTTTTTAATATGGTCAAAGAAGGGTTCCGCCCGACGGAAAACGAGGAGGTGGAAAAATTAATGCTTCGGATCTTGGAATCCGATCGATTGGAACGCTTGACACATTTTTTGCTATTGCTAAAAAAACTCTGTACCTGCGAGAAAAAAGCCTTGACCCAATTTTCATACCCCAAGGAAATCGGCATTCGTGAAGGGGAGCGAATGAAGCTGATCTTAGAATACACGATCAACAATTTTCAAAAGGATATTAGCCTGAAAGAGACCGCCGGCCTGGTGCATATGACCCCGAACGCCTTCTGCCGTTTTTTTAAACAGCGTACCAACAAAACCTATTTCCAATTTTTGATCGAGCTGCGCATCGAACACGCCTGCCAGTTGTTATTGAAAAATGGAAATCGTTCCGTACTGGAAATTTCGGAGCAATCCGGTTTTTCATCCATATCGAATTTCAACCGCCAGTTCAAAAAGTTAAAGGGAAGCACCCCTTCCAAATTTAACGGCTGA
- a CDS encoding aldehyde dehydrogenase (NADP(+)), producing MITGKNYIGKELSAKGSDTYSTFDPKLNLKTDWTFHEATKEEIDAAADKAQEAFQRYKSFSGEKKAEFLVAIAEEIEALGDPLIDTYIRESGLPEGRAKGERGRTMGQLRAFADLLREGSWVEATIDTAQPEREPMPKVDLRKMLVPIGPIAVFGASNFPFAFSTAGGDTASALAAGCPVIVKSHPLHSGTGELISSAIIKAAERTGMPDGVFSNLNSSGIEVGQRLVMHPKVKGVGFTGSIKGGTALYQLANERDEPIPVFAEMGSINPVVALPSALMDKGDDWAKQYAGSIMLGGGQFCTNPGLILGMESHSLDRFVDTLGKEIEQLEPTCMLHPDIHRNYEKGKQELSGEQGTHVVADYESEVAPNVAQQKVLAVKGSDFLQNTKLHQEVFGPFSIVVRCKDAGELEKVLNKLEGQLTGTILGSADEVVKHDTVVDALRSKVGRIIFNGVPTGVEVCPAMQHGGPFPASTDSRFTSVGTSAARRWVRPVAFQNWPAASLPDALKDANPLGISRIVDGQHTDAKI from the coding sequence ATGATCACCGGCAAAAACTATATCGGAAAAGAATTGTCCGCCAAAGGCAGTGACACCTACAGCACTTTTGACCCCAAACTGAACCTAAAGACGGATTGGACGTTCCACGAGGCGACCAAGGAAGAAATCGATGCCGCGGCCGATAAGGCGCAAGAGGCCTTTCAACGCTACAAGAGCTTTTCCGGCGAGAAAAAAGCGGAATTTTTGGTCGCTATCGCCGAAGAGATCGAGGCTCTGGGCGACCCGCTTATCGACACGTATATCAGGGAATCGGGATTGCCAGAGGGTCGCGCCAAAGGCGAACGCGGACGGACTATGGGCCAGTTAAGGGCCTTTGCCGATTTACTCCGGGAAGGGTCTTGGGTGGAGGCGACCATCGATACGGCACAACCGGAACGGGAGCCGATGCCGAAGGTAGATCTCCGTAAAATGCTAGTGCCGATCGGTCCCATAGCGGTGTTTGGCGCCAGTAATTTTCCCTTTGCTTTTTCTACCGCAGGCGGCGATACTGCCAGTGCCCTTGCAGCCGGCTGTCCCGTTATCGTAAAAAGCCATCCACTACATTCGGGTACTGGCGAACTGATTTCCTCTGCCATTATCAAGGCCGCGGAGCGCACGGGAATGCCCGATGGGGTGTTTTCAAACTTGAACAGCAGCGGTATCGAGGTCGGTCAAAGATTGGTCATGCATCCTAAAGTAAAGGGGGTAGGGTTTACCGGTAGCATCAAGGGCGGCACCGCACTTTATCAACTGGCCAACGAACGGGACGAACCCATTCCCGTTTTTGCCGAGATGGGCAGTATCAATCCCGTGGTCGCATTGCCATCCGCCCTGATGGACAAGGGCGACGATTGGGCTAAGCAATACGCGGGGTCCATCATGCTGGGAGGGGGACAGTTTTGTACCAATCCAGGATTGATATTGGGGATGGAAAGTCACTCTTTAGACCGTTTTGTAGATACTTTGGGAAAGGAAATCGAACAATTGGAACCGACCTGTATGTTGCATCCCGACATCCACCGTAATTATGAAAAGGGAAAGCAGGAACTTTCGGGGGAGCAGGGCACCCATGTGGTGGCCGATTATGAGTCTGAAGTGGCTCCCAATGTGGCCCAACAAAAAGTGCTTGCGGTCAAGGGTTCCGATTTTCTGCAAAATACGAAATTGCACCAAGAAGTGTTCGGACCATTTTCTATCGTGGTCCGATGTAAAGATGCGGGGGAGTTGGAGAAAGTCCTGAACAAATTGGAGGGGCAATTGACCGGTACCATTCTCGGCAGTGCCGACGAAGTTGTGAAACACGATACTGTTGTCGATGCGCTTCGGTCCAAGGTCGGCCGTATCATTTTTAATGGGGTCCCGACGGGGGTCGAAGTCTGTCCCGCGATGCAGCATGGTGGACCTTTTCCCGCTTCCACCGACAGCCGGTTCACCTCGGTGGGCACTTCCGCGGCCAGACGTTGGGTGCGTCCCGTGGCCTTTCAGAACTGGCCCGCAGCTTCGTTGCCCGACGCACTCAAGGACGCGAATCCCTTAGGCATTTCCAGGATCGTTGATGGACAACATACCGATGCGAAAATCTAA